The Oryzomonas sagensis genome has a window encoding:
- a CDS encoding multiheme c-type cytochrome, with translation MQINKLSMMLLGALSCAVLLNGCGASSKEAGVLPSDVPKVDEAFCLGCHSTWIDKVDGTSIVQAYLASKHFATGEVGCQDCHGGGSQHNGVGPMPFPSPDSAGICYACHNQPIPGNAFKDPFLSFAPGHFFNYTAANNSSPTTTKQAEYVSKNYTNACTSCHKPHNPAPGVEHFDWAGSGHGDVQAEAARHYDFKNVFAGCAVRCHTATGYINYVTSSDTNTAIWAASGDKTREPVTTCKSCHSSYNFKGSVRQLKAFTAPYTVPVTYPDHNASNLCMRCHTGTTSGASVAALSSYSAAGQTSHHAPAAQVFYGFAFHFYTSHVKYNTGYNRGKSFGNWNHGRLGVTNPATGSNFIATEGAVGTATDSGSNGPCVACHYGNASAVGAFPNRSSHTLDPFVTAKSTTLTNVGCYGCHGGDGNLSVHADNEKAKFATYMDFVNFTLQQNNIFADVNNRTFSRDVTVSGTLPVTPASTGFGSGTQIKSWNRVGPVSGTPSAKFNMGAAYNYYLFASDAGLHVHNRGYVRTVMFDIVQYLQTGTLNPNVGISFTAYSTAHPNPSVTVNGVAYPVSISSVKSALQSGGKRRVPSVDNVNGFY, from the coding sequence ATGCAGATCAATAAGTTAAGCATGATGTTGCTGGGCGCGTTGTCTTGTGCCGTATTATTGAACGGCTGCGGCGCCAGCAGCAAAGAAGCGGGCGTGCTCCCAAGCGATGTGCCCAAGGTCGACGAAGCATTTTGTCTCGGGTGCCATAGCACCTGGATTGATAAAGTTGACGGTACGTCGATCGTTCAGGCGTATTTGGCTTCAAAGCATTTTGCAACCGGAGAGGTCGGTTGCCAGGATTGCCATGGCGGCGGTTCCCAGCATAACGGTGTCGGCCCCATGCCCTTTCCGAGTCCCGACTCCGCCGGAATATGCTATGCCTGCCACAACCAGCCAATTCCCGGCAATGCATTTAAAGATCCGTTTCTTTCCTTTGCCCCCGGCCATTTTTTCAATTATACCGCGGCGAACAACAGTTCTCCCACCACCACCAAGCAGGCTGAGTACGTAAGCAAAAACTACACGAATGCCTGCACAAGTTGCCATAAGCCGCACAATCCGGCACCCGGTGTGGAACACTTCGACTGGGCAGGGTCCGGTCATGGCGACGTTCAGGCTGAAGCGGCACGACACTATGATTTCAAAAATGTGTTTGCTGGTTGCGCCGTCCGCTGCCATACGGCAACCGGTTATATCAACTATGTAACGTCCTCAGACACAAACACCGCAATTTGGGCGGCTAGCGGCGACAAGACCCGTGAACCGGTCACGACCTGCAAATCATGTCACTCCAGCTACAATTTCAAAGGCAGTGTCCGCCAATTGAAGGCTTTTACTGCACCTTACACGGTTCCGGTGACATATCCGGACCACAACGCCTCCAACCTCTGCATGCGCTGCCATACGGGGACAACATCCGGCGCTTCGGTCGCGGCGCTGAGCAGCTACTCCGCAGCGGGCCAGACCTCGCACCATGCTCCGGCCGCCCAGGTCTTTTACGGCTTTGCCTTCCATTTCTATACTTCTCACGTTAAGTACAATACCGGTTACAACAGGGGCAAATCCTTTGGTAACTGGAATCATGGCCGGCTGGGGGTAACTAATCCGGCAACGGGTAGCAATTTTATTGCAACCGAGGGCGCAGTGGGTACTGCGACGGATTCTGGTTCGAACGGTCCTTGCGTTGCCTGCCATTATGGCAATGCAAGTGCAGTGGGCGCTTTCCCCAATAGAAGTTCTCATACCCTGGATCCTTTCGTAACAGCCAAATCGACGACGTTGACCAATGTCGGTTGTTACGGCTGCCATGGTGGTGATGGGAACCTGAGCGTACATGCTGATAATGAAAAGGCGAAGTTCGCTACCTACATGGATTTTGTCAACTTCACCCTGCAGCAGAACAATATCTTCGCAGACGTCAACAATCGCACCTTCTCGAGGGATGTCACCGTTAGCGGAACATTGCCGGTTACCCCTGCAAGCACCGGCTTCGGCAGCGGTACGCAGATCAAGTCATGGAATAGAGTCGGTCCTGTTTCAGGGACGCCATCGGCCAAATTCAACATGGGAGCGGCGTACAACTACTACCTGTTCGCCTCGGACGCTGGCCTGCATGTCCATAACCGCGGTTATGTGCGCACGGTTATGTTCGATATAGTCCAGTACCTGCAGACCGGCACCTTGAATCCAAATGTCGGCATCAGTTTTACCGCCTATTCGACAGCCCACCCTAATCCTTCGGTCACCGTCAACGGTGTTGCTTACCCGGTAAGTATTAGCTCGGTGAAGTCGGCACTGCAGTCGGGCGGTAAACGTCGGGTGCCAAGCGTAGATAATGTTAATGGTTTTTACTAA
- a CDS encoding DUF2269 family protein — protein sequence MQVLEEYSTVSIVLKFTHIISSCIWFGTVVCIGVLLYLNHESGSTAELNAFNLGIHYLDNYLIGPSVIISILSGVFLCFCKKLQLFACRWVIKKWLGSLIAVAFGLIWLAPWLRELEIICKINQFMVFTIPGYYRTYYLNHISLVVQEIMLLYLILISLLKPCADHKNCIHCRERFGYRKDE from the coding sequence ATGCAGGTACTTGAGGAATACAGTACCGTCAGCATCGTACTCAAGTTCACGCATATCATTTCATCCTGCATCTGGTTTGGGACCGTCGTCTGTATCGGGGTTCTGCTCTATCTCAACCATGAATCCGGCAGCACCGCGGAGTTGAACGCCTTCAACCTGGGAATCCACTATCTGGACAACTATCTGATCGGTCCGTCGGTGATCATCAGTATATTGAGCGGAGTATTTCTCTGCTTCTGCAAAAAACTGCAATTATTTGCCTGCCGGTGGGTGATCAAAAAATGGCTGGGCAGCCTGATTGCCGTGGCATTCGGCCTGATATGGCTTGCCCCGTGGTTGCGGGAGTTGGAGATCATCTGTAAGATCAACCAGTTCATGGTCTTTACCATACCCGGCTACTATCGCACCTATTACCTGAACCATATCAGTCTCGTGGTCCAGGAAATCATGTTGCTCTACCTGATTCTCATCTCCCTCTTGAAACCATGTGCCGACCATAAGAATTGCATCCACTGCCGGGAGCGCTTCGGTTACAGAAAAGATGAGTGA
- a CDS encoding formylglycine-generating enzyme family protein, whose amino-acid sequence MKKLLFVAACIGFMPLLAAAPSFGEAAKDYTDATTGIRFARVTGGCFKMGDTFGDGASNEKPPHDVCVSDFSMAKQETTQNQWKVVMGNNPSFFKSCGDDCPAENVSWNDVQEFISKLNKLSGKEYRLPTEAEWEYACRSGGKSEKFCGGNDAEAVAWYFSTSGDRTQRVARKRPNGLGIYDMSGNVWEWVSDWYDEKFSSIKDNPQGPSTGSNRVIRGGGWFMLPKSVRASVRSSLAPEVHTYDVGFRLVITAP is encoded by the coding sequence ATGAAAAAATTGTTGTTTGTTGCGGCCTGCATTGGGTTCATGCCCCTGCTTGCAGCAGCGCCGTCCTTTGGAGAGGCTGCCAAGGATTATACCGATGCCACTACCGGCATCCGGTTTGCCCGCGTCACCGGCGGCTGTTTCAAGATGGGCGACACCTTTGGCGACGGCGCCAGCAACGAAAAACCGCCTCACGATGTCTGCGTCTCCGACTTCAGCATGGCAAAGCAGGAAACGACCCAGAACCAATGGAAAGTGGTGATGGGGAACAATCCGTCGTTTTTCAAGAGCTGCGGCGACGATTGCCCGGCGGAGAACGTAAGCTGGAATGACGTGCAGGAGTTCATCAGCAAGCTTAACAAACTAAGCGGTAAGGAGTACCGCCTGCCTACCGAGGCAGAATGGGAGTACGCCTGCCGTAGCGGCGGCAAGAGCGAAAAATTCTGCGGCGGCAACGATGCGGAGGCCGTGGCATGGTACTTCAGCACCTCGGGCGACCGCACCCAACGTGTGGCGAGGAAGCGGCCCAACGGTCTGGGCATCTACGACATGAGCGGCAATGTCTGGGAATGGGTCAGCGATTGGTATGACGAAAAATTTTCCAGCATCAAGGACAATCCCCAGGGGCCTTCAACCGGCTCGAACCGCGTCATCCGTGGCGGCGGCTGGTTCATGCTCCCCAAGAGTGTCAGGGCTTCGGTGCGCAGTTCTCTGGCGCCGGAGGTGCATACCTATGACGTGGGATTCCGTCTGGTCATTACAGCCCCCTGA